A section of the Capra hircus breed San Clemente chromosome 23, ASM170441v1, whole genome shotgun sequence genome encodes:
- the TFEB gene encoding transcription factor EB, with protein MASRIGLRMQLMREQAQQEEQRERMQQQAVMHYMQQQQQQQQQQLGGPPTPAINTPVHFQSPPPVPGEVLKVQSYLENPTSYHLQQSRDQKVREYLSETYGNKFAAHISPAQGSPKPLPAASPGVRPAHVLSSSAGNSAPNSPMAMLHIGSNPEREFDVIDNIMCLDDVLGFINPETQMPNTLPLSSSHLNVYSGDPQVTASLVGVTSSSCPADLTQKRELTDAESRALAKERQKKDNHNLIERRRRFNINDRIKELGMLIPKANDLDVRWNKGTILKASVDYIRRMQKDLQKSRELENHSRRLEMTNKQLWLRIQELEMQARVHGLPTTSPSGMNMAELAQQVVKQELPSEEGPGEALLLGAEVPDPEPLPALPPQAPLPPPAQPPQPPSPFHHLDFSHNLSFGGGGNEGPPGYPEPLGPEHASPFPNLSKKDLDLMLLDDSLLPLASDPLFSTMSPEASKASSRRSSFSMEEGDVL; from the exons ATGGCGTCGCGAATCGGGCTCCGCATGCAGCTCATGCGGGAGCAGGCGCAGCAGGAGGAGCAGCGGGAGCGCATGCAGCAGCAGGCCGTCATGCATTACatgcagcagcaacagcagcagcagcagcagcagctggggggGCCGCCCACCCCAGCCATTAACACCCCCGTCCACTTCCAATCTCCGCCACCAGTGCCCGGGGAGGTGCTGAAG GTGCAGTcctacctggagaaccccacctCCTACCACCTGCAGCAGTCCCGGGACCAGAAGGTGCGGGAGTACTTGTCTGAGACCTACGGGAACAAGTTTGCCGCCCACATCAGCCCCGCCCAGGGCTCCCCAAAGCCCctgccagccgcctccccaggcGTGCGGCCCGCACACGTGTTGTCGTCCTCAGCGGGCAACAGTGCTCCCAACAGCCCCATGGCCATGCTGCACATCGGCTCCAACCCGGAGCGGGAG tttgaTGTCATTGACAACATTATGTGTCTGGATGATGTCCTGGGCTTCATCAATCCTGAAACTCAGATGCCCAACACG CTGCCCCTGTCCAGCAGTCACCTGAATGTGTACAGTGGAGACCCCCAGGTCACCGCCTCCCTGGTGGGCGTCACCAGCAGCTCCTGCCCAGCGGACCTGACGCAGAAGCGTGAGCTCACAG ATGCTGAGAGCCGGGCCCTGGCCAAGGAGCGGCAGAAGAAAGACAATCACAACCTCA TTGAAAGGCGACGGAGGTTCAACATCAATGACCGCATCAAGGAGCTGGGCATGCTGATCCCCAAGGCCAATGATTT GGACGTGCGCTGGAACAAGGGCACCATCCTCAAGGCCTCTGTTGACTACATCCGGAGAATGCAGAAGGACCTGCAGAAATCCCGGGAGCTGGAGAACCATTCTCGGCGCCTGGAGATGACCAACAAGCAGCTCTGGCTCCGTATCCAG GAGCTGGAGATGCAGGCTCGGGTGCACGGCCTGCCCACCACCTCGCCCTCTGGCATGAACATGGCCGAGCTGGCCCAGCAGGTGGTGAAGCAGGAGCTGCCCAGCGAGGAGGGCCCTGGGGAGGCCCTGCTATTGGGGGCTGAGGTCCCCGACCCCGAACCACTGCCAGCTCTGCCCCCTCAGGCCCCACTGCCCCCTCCAGCCCAGCCGCCCCAGCCACCATCCCCATTCCACCACCTGGACTTCAGCCACAACCTGAGCTTTGGGGGCGGGGGCAACGAAGGGCCCCCGGGCTACCCCGAACCTCTGGGGCCAGAGCATGCCTCCCCGTTCCCCAACCTGTCCAAGAAAGATCTGGACCTCATGCTCCTAGACGACTCCCTGCTCCCACTGGCCTCCGACCCCCTCTTCTCCACCATGTCCCCTGaggcctccaaggccagcagCCGCAGGAGCAGCTTCAGCATGGAGGAGGGCGACGTGCTGTGA